The DNA region CTAGAACTGACGAGTCTCCGGAAGATTGTCTATTGTTCATCTTGCCAAAGTTCATCTCTGAAAGACACCTAGTGTAATAAACAACAACATTGATCAGAGTGACTATCAATGTCAGTACAGTTGCAATTTTATTCTTTGTAGAAAACGGCACAGATTGCTCTGATTTCTCTAGTGTTGAACTGGTAACAGGATGCGCAGGGCTCACACTGCCAAGCTTATTGTCAGGGTTGTTTATCTTGAATACTTCTAGCGCATTCAAGATGGCGCTACTATAGTTACTGATTGTAGCAAACTTTGGCTGCAAAACTGTAGAAAGTTTATGCTTACCTTCCCTTCTATCACCCTCCATAATGGCAACATAGTCTCTCGTATACGAAATTCCATGTCCCCCACTCCATTTGATCACATCGACTTCATCTTCAGCATTCCGATTGTTTATGACAATATTGAAATTCCTTTCACCTTCATTTATCATCGCAGGTTCAACTTCACAAAAGTGGAGCCTAACAATGTATCTGAATCCCAAATCAAGTGGAATGTTCCATGTGAGATTACAGACATTCGAATGGTAGTGTGCACCCACTGACCTGGCAGTTTGGTAAACTTCTTTTGGTGCAATGTGAATAGCTGAGGATGTATATCTGATTGCGATGGCTCTGTTGATCGAAAAGGCACCAACTTCTATTGGGTAAGTAGAGTCATCTTCCCAGTCCCGGAACATGGTTGCATCTTCCAAGGGTGAAATAGAGTTTCCGCCAAAATTTACTTGCTGAATTGTCTCCAGTGCTGTCGTGTTGTCAATGTAGAATCTGTGCTTTTGTCCAACAACACGGACTCCCTGATCGCCATCTGGTATGAAATACAGACCAGCAGGCATGGAAACAATCTCGATTGTGTTGACAAAAGCATAAGTGTCTTCCAAAAAGCTTGGTTTTCGAGATGGTACGAATGTTATGCTTAATGCTTCACTTGCTTGTATATTGATACAAAATTCCTTTTTGAAATAGTTTATGCCCAGAGCATTGGCAGCAAGGGCAGGGATGAAGTCACTGAGCAGGGTATGTTGATCAGTTTTTACTGCAAAAATGGCTTTGGACTTCTTGAAACCTTTGTATGAAGGGCGGCAAGTGCGTGTGCGTATGAACTTCTGCCCCGGTTTCACTGAAAACTGGTAGGTAAACTCATGGCGAGACATTCGAGCTGACTTATAAGGAACTGGATCCAACAAGCCGTCTAGGTGGGAGACTCTTGACTTTATAGATTTTCCCTTTAACTTTAGGAATGAAGAACTGAAACTTGCATCTCCAACCCATACCCGTCCATTTGGTGCAGAGGAGTTACCGTGAGGCACCACATGAGATGGCAACGTTTTCATGAATGTCGTTGCGTAGATATGATGACTTCATCGATAAACATCAACATTGAGAGAATGAATAGCTGAGAGAGCAACATGTTCAGTTGTGCGTGAAACTTGACAAAAGGCACTGATTGTTCGAATTAGAAGAGGGATAAATAACTTGAGTCAGAATATTGACTTGAAGTCTTAGAGCAGGCCATCCTCTAAATTGCAACGAAGCTAGACAGTCAGTATCAAGACAAAGCACCTTGACTTGAAGTCTTGGAGTAAGTTTATTGTTCTTCTCACTTTGTTTTCTTACAGAATAGTCAAAGAGAATCAGAAACTTCTTTAAATCCATCGTTTCCTCTTCTAATAAATCATGTCCGTTCGAGATAAGATGGTTACTGTTACAAGGACTGCCTAACTACCCTCCTATACTtcgggtgtgtttggtatgaagtaAAATGTTCTCcacggaaaatattttcctggaAAATAAGGAGTTTTCCTAGATAAATAGCCCAAAATTGTCCCTTAAATTTAGGCATTAACTCAAATCATCCCCACCCCTACTAATAGTCCTCCAAGTATTCAAAATTGGTGCACATTTAATACAGGGTAACAGTTCCTGTTAAAACACAAACGGCAGAATCGCAGAAGTCCCAAATCTGTGTTGGGATTGAAATAATAGGGCGTCATACGGAAGCTAATAATTTGCAAACGTTGAACGACGATAAATCGGACAACAAAGAGAATATACTAAAAagatataatattataatatgatttggtcaaatgacctacatactaaaaaaaaaaaacctaatttaaaagaaagtatTAAAAACTATggagagaataatctccccataaataaaactctttcgtgactacattgtggatgctataTTATGTTCTGTTGTATTAGAGagattcttcaatttatagaggtccaaaccttttcctccaagaaaaggactagccaaatatggaagagaattatatttttccttcagGAAAAGTAAAGCAATTATAGCTATACTTTGACTTTTCTTGaagagaaaagtaaaactcaaatacggtaagaaaatcagggcaaaaCCTTAACAAATCTCCCCTTTTGACCGGGATTTTCTTGACAAAAGTTGATCTGTCTTCTTCATATGTGTAATCTTCATCACTACTGCTTGCTATGGTTAAAAGTAGGCATGGGTTAAAAATTTGAGCCTTGTGCGTTAAAAGTGAGCACATGTTGAAAGTGGAGTCCATGCGTTAAAAGTGAACatggattgaaattggcccaAGCATTTAAAGTAAACAAGGGTTGAAAATTTGAGTTCATACGTTAAAAGTAAGCATGAGTTGAAAATTGGAGCTCATGCGCTAAAGTAAGCATGAATTAAaagttgtttttgttttaaaaatatgcaGCAGGAGGATTGTTGAAGATATGATTAAAAAGTGTCTCCACATGCAGTACttcagactttttttttttttttttataacaaaaaatCTTGATTATCGTCAAATTGGTTGCTTTTGATTTGAACCCGCCTTGAATCTATCTTCAACCTCGTTCAAACCATTGGCTCTCATACCgcttgttgggatcgaaataatcaaGGCGTCATACGGAAGCTTATAATTGCAAACCTTGAAGGATGATAAATCATACgacaaagaaaatatactaaaaatgcataaaactataatatgatttggtcaattgacctacatattgaaaaactaatataaagaaGCATAAACTCTATTGGGAGAATAATCTCCCCTTAAACAAGATTCTTTAATGACTACATTGTGGCTATTGTGTTATATTACATGAGAggaattcttcaatttatagaggtCCAAAACCTTTTCCTTCAAGAAAGAGATTAACCAAATatggaatattaaaattttccttttgggAAAAGTAAAACCAATTATGGTAAACTCTTTGCCCttccttcaagaaaaggtaaaatccagatatgataagaaaatcagggtaaaaccctaacaaatctccCCTTTTGGCCTAGATTTTCTTGACAAAACTTGATCCGttttcttcacataatcttcatcactgCTGCTTGCCATGGttaaaaatatgttaaaaatattattggttacaaataatttaaaaaatactttatttttatttttaaagatgctGCAGCAGgaatgttgaaaatattgttgaaacTTCATCTCCACATGTAGCACTTCagactctttttttctttcttttttcgatAACAAAACTCTTCATTATCGCCAAATTGGTTGCTCTTGATTTGAACCCGCCTTGAACCTGTCTTCAACCATGTTAAACCATGCAAAACCCTAACAATCTGCACATGTCTGATTCCCAAACATAAAGAAAAACTCCTTTCGTATGCTTCCGGCTACTTTTGAAGAAGCACCTAACCAAATCTATAAGCATATGACATACTCGCAGAGGTGAATTCAGGATTTCTAGAATATGAGTGCCCTactaaagaaaggagaaaaaatgcATTAAGTGGAAATTAGTCCTTGTTTCTCTCGATAAATAACTAAGCTTTTAACCAAGTTCACCATTAAGCCTTTTGTTAGCATGGGCTCCATCAAGTAATATCAAATCAATTCTagaaaatatgtacataaaatatctaattttGTGAAAAGATCATACGTTCACGTGCCCCAAAATTTACACATAAATTCGCCCCTGCATACTCGTCGTACCAGGTGGagaaaaatctttaaaaatggGAACTGAGAATATAAAGTTCAAATGAATAGAGTAAGAAAAGGAGGAAATATGAAGATGAAATTTAAATGATGTGGAATTTTTCATCTTTCAGTCTCTAGGCATTGGTTGTAAGAGCAATCCATTGGAAGGCTTTCTTCACTCCCAAATAATATCTTTCTCTATTTCTTCCTTTCTGCTGCtcatctcctttttcttttgattttataatttttacatCTCCAACCCGTCAgcattaagagcccgtttggattggcttataagttggtcaaatcagcttataaatcatttttaacttatttgggtgtttgggtaaaatagaaaacaacttaaattaagttaaaaaatgcttaaaataagccaaaatcaagaagttgatcaaccccaacttatttttttggcttaaaagtcattttagtttgaccaacaactttacccttttatctcttatattttctgttaattccaataccacccttacttctaaaaaccctttaagcacttttgtcCAAACACATAactacttatttataaaataactttcagtacttaaaaagtactttaagcacttatgcttaaaagtcactttttttcagctaatccaaaGAGGCTCTAAGTAGCTTTAACTAGCTCTTAAAGGAGTCCTTCATGCTCAGagtaaaactttttttttttttttaaaaaaaaacacctaATAACAAGGTAATAATT from Lycium ferocissimum isolate CSIRO_LF1 chromosome 2, AGI_CSIRO_Lferr_CH_V1, whole genome shotgun sequence includes:
- the LOC132032376 gene encoding receptor-like protein kinase FERONIA, producing the protein MKTLPSHVVPHGNSSAPNGRVWVGDASFSSSFLKLKGKSIKSRVSHLDGLLDPVPYKSARMSRHEFTYQFSVKPGQKFIRTRTCRPSYKGFKKSKAIFAVKTDQHTLLSDFIPALAANALGINYFKKEFCINIQASEALSITFVPSRKPSFLEDTYAFVNTIEIVSMPAGLYFIPDGDQGVRVVGQKHRFYIDNTTALETIQQVNFGGNSISPLEDATMFRDWEDDSTYPIEVGAFSINRAIAIRYTSSAIHIAPKEVYQTARSVGAHYHSNVCNLTWNIPLDLGFRYIVRLHFCEVEPAMINEGERNFNIVINNRNAEDEVDVIKWSGGHGISYTRDYVAIMEGDRREGKHKLSTVLQPKFATISNYSSAILNALEVFKINNPDNKLGSVSPAHPVTSSTLEKSEQSVPFSTKNKIATVLTLIVTLINVVVYYTRCLSEMNFGKMNNRQSSGDSSVLAG